From the Crassostrea angulata isolate pt1a10 unplaced genomic scaffold, ASM2561291v2 HiC_scaffold_118, whole genome shotgun sequence genome, one window contains:
- the LOC128169317 gene encoding uncharacterized protein LOC128169317, whose product MNLACEKDTWQTSEKYPSSKAVDGLCGNLSESGGQCAVSLESNADVTWLVDLGTIQSIHKIVIHYRTDEMPFANSDLAGTFLGFSVYVSNTTVKEDGYLCYHDTTYTPSTIPSSLTIECTMPGRYVIYFNTREGNLSTKSGYSTKAQINLCEVEVYGCPLGFYGVHCSKTCPVNCHHCSIVSGECLGDCRPGFSGQFCDNYERINMALHRPTFQLHTLFDGQPSSRLVDGKKSDLNILSSQCTSTQDGQSFVMWRVDLENYRRIERIVIYSRTDNKKWDVNNGFTRRLLGFSVAVSNTTDYNHGVICYHERKYNKYTIPSIVDFFCSAVGRYVIFYNERRPGISYPEDYSQYAFVDLCEIEVYGCPIPQYGFEQPACTLPCAALCKYDMENLSYRKQTWLSSPFSPFMAADKAVDGRYTSRHYSSGQCAISKPSTQITWWVNLGKIHRIELVVIYFRTDNVQWGINNGYTAVFLGFSLYISNSTNRLDGILCHHDTNYTRETIPDHVTIDCPYHGQYVIFYNERLPGVTYPSGYSNLAYGDLCEVEVYGGCPSPVGKNPQCSRPCPWNCEQCYRDTGLCAKCWPGFRGHACELPCQAIGNVTTSSSVIYNGPIYQALLSSNGLYYPGTERGYAYINMTLSEKSTNIVGLSFTLHQASNVMVTLLDNKQSVIKKYFEHSSDNQKWNVKVINSVTSQVHSISVAVVYKHQFTISSMRLPLRKCKNEDISSEAQKNDDVFKYL is encoded by the exons ATGAATCTGGCATGTGAGAAAGATACCTGGCAGACTTCAGAGAAGTACCCCTCCTCTAAAGCTGTAGACGGATTGTGTGGAAATCTATCAGAAAGCGGAGGCCAGTGTGCGGTGTCTTTGGAGTCGAACGCCGATGTCACTTGGCTAGTGGACCTCGGTACAATTCAGAGTATTCATAAAATAGTCATACATTATAGAACCGATGAAATGCCATTTG CAAACAGTGATTTGGCAGGCACCTTTCTTGGATTTTCTGTCTATGTGTCGAATACAACAGTCAAGGAGGACGGGTACCTGTGTTATCACGACACGACGTATACACCGTCAACTATTCCGTCAAGTCTGACCATAGAATGCACCATGCCAGGTCGATATGTGATCTATTTTAACACCAGAGAAGGCAATCTGTCCACAAAATCTGGCTATTCTACAAAGGCACAAATAAATCTATGCGAAGTGGAGGTGTATG GTTGTCCTCTAGGGTTCTATGGTGTGCATTGCTCAAAGACTTGTCCAGTTAACTGTCACCATTGCAGCATTGTGTCTGGAGAATGTCTTGGAGACTGTCGGCCTGGTTTTTCCGGACAATTCTGTGATAATTATGAAAGAA TTAATATGGCATTGCATCGCCCGACTTTTCAACTGCATACACTTTTTGACGGACAACCAAGTTCCAGACTCGTTGATGGTAAAAAAAGTGATCTTAATATACTCAGCAGTCAGTGCACTTCTACTCAAGATGGCCAGTCGTTTGTAATGTGGAGGGTAGATTTAGAAAATTACCGTCGCATTGAACGCATTGTTATCTACTCAAGAACGGATAATAAAAAATGGG ATGTCAACAATGGGTTTACAAGAAGACTTTTAGGGTTTTCAGTTGCCGTTTCGAATACGACTGATTACAATCATGGCGTTATTTGTTATCATGAGAGAAAATACAACAAGTATACGATACCTTCCATTGTGGATTTTTTCTGCTCTGCTGTTGGTCgatatgtaatattttacaatgaGAGACGCCCAGGAATCAGCTACCCAGAAGATTACAGTCAATACGCCTTTGTTGACCTCTGTGAAATAGAAGTTTATG GTTGTCCAATACCCCAGTATGGATTTGAACAACCAGCCTGCACACTTCCTTGTGCTGCCTTGTGTAAATATG atatgGAAAATCTGAGTTACAGGAAACAAACTTGGCTGTCATCACCATTCAGCCCTTTTATGGCTGCCGATAAAGCAGTTGATGGACGATATACGTCACGCCATTACTCAAGTGGACAGTGTGCAATATCAAAACCATCAACACAAATAACATGGTGGGTTAATTTGGGAAAGATACACAGGATCGAACTCGTCGTAATCTATTTCAGGACCGATAACGTACAATGGG GAATAAACAATGGCTATACGGCAGTTTTCCTAGGATTTTCCTTGTACATTTCGAACTCTACTAATCGTCTTGACGGAATCCTATGTCACCACGATACAAATTACACAAGAGAAACCATTCCTGATCACGTGACTATTGATTGTCCTTATCATGGACaatatgtcattttttacaatgaACGTCTGCCCGGAGTTACCTACCCTTCCGGGTATTCAAACTTGGCTTATGGTGACCTGTGTGAAGTTGAGGTCTATGGTG GTTGTCCCAGTCCTGTGGGTAAAAATCCTCAGTGTTCGAGACCTTGTCCCTGGAATTGTGAACAATGCTACCGTGACACGGGGCTGTGTGCCAAATGTTGGCCTGGATTTCGAGGTCATGCTTGCGAATTGC CTTGCCAAGCTATAGGTAACGTTACAACGTCATCCAGTGTTATTTACAATGGACCTATATACCAGGCGCTGTTGTCTTCCAATGGACTTTATTATCCGGGCACTGAACGAGGATatgcatatataaatatgacTTTATCTGAGAAGTCGACAAACATTGTTGGTCTGTCCTTCACCCTTCATCAGGCATCCAACGTGATGGTTACCTTACTGGATAACAAACAATCTGTTATCAAGAAA TATTTCGAACACTCCTCAGACAATCAGAAATGGAATGTAAAAGTAATTAACAGCGTGACCTCCCAGGTTCATTCCATCAGTGTAGCGGTGGTGTATAAGCACCAGTTTACTATCTCAAGTATGAGGCTTCCTCTGcgaaaatgcaaaaatgaagATATATCATCTGAG GCACAGAAGAATGATGATGTATTTAAATACCTCTAA